In one window of Nakamurella sp. PAMC28650 DNA:
- a CDS encoding LysR family transcriptional regulator: MTIEVRHLRYFLLIAQEGNITRAAALLHITQPALSRTLRQLETHLGVQLVDRSTHHLELTTAGQHFAARAATAVATFDETTDPARLDTWPLRLGHSWSALGRHTPTLLRRWGRAHPDIPLELLRFDDRTAGLADGRSDVALVRGSAPRGFAGAHLFDERRLAAVPAGGELASRASLTLADLARHPVGLSPTAGSTTVSLWPAGAQPREIVTVANTDDWLAAIAADRAVGVTAESTAQMHGHPGVAFVPLADAPDLPVMLIWADPPSHPAVPLLLALVRQVVADEPAGQPTESASRS, from the coding sequence ATGACCATCGAGGTCCGCCACCTGCGCTACTTCCTGCTCATCGCGCAGGAGGGCAACATCACCAGAGCGGCTGCGCTGCTGCACATCACCCAGCCGGCACTGTCCCGCACCCTGCGACAGCTCGAGACCCACCTCGGCGTCCAGCTGGTGGACCGTTCCACCCACCACCTGGAACTCACCACGGCGGGTCAGCACTTCGCGGCCAGGGCGGCGACCGCCGTCGCAACTTTTGATGAGACGACCGACCCCGCGCGTCTGGATACCTGGCCCCTGCGGCTGGGCCACTCGTGGTCGGCCCTCGGTCGTCACACCCCCACCCTTCTGCGCAGGTGGGGGCGGGCACATCCGGACATCCCGCTGGAACTGCTGCGGTTCGACGATCGCACCGCAGGCCTGGCCGACGGACGTTCGGACGTGGCCCTGGTGCGCGGGTCCGCTCCGCGCGGATTCGCCGGCGCCCATCTGTTCGACGAACGACGCCTGGCCGCGGTCCCGGCCGGTGGCGAGCTGGCGTCGCGGGCGAGCCTGACGCTGGCCGATCTCGCCCGTCATCCGGTGGGCCTGAGCCCCACCGCCGGATCGACGACCGTCTCGCTGTGGCCGGCCGGAGCACAGCCCCGGGAGATCGTGACGGTGGCCAACACCGATGACTGGCTGGCGGCGATCGCCGCCGACCGGGCGGTGGGCGTGACCGCCGAGTCGACCGCGCAGATGCACGGCCATCCGGGGGTCGCCTTCGTGCCGCTCGCGGACGCACCTGATCTTCCGGTGATGCTCATCTGGGCCGACCCGCCCTCGCATCCGGCGGTCCCCCTGCTCCTGGCGCTGGTCCGTCAGGTGGTGGCGGATGAGCCGGCGGGTCAGCCGACGGAGAGCGCCTCGCGCAGCTGA
- a CDS encoding DMT family transporter → MSSVLTTPVQTTRTTRSVSTSWRATSVGLVVTGALSVQFGAAIAVLLFPRVGALGVVSLRLALSAIPLLLIFRPRLTGRDRGDWQLVLAFGGVLAGMNVLFYQAIDRIPLGAAVTIEVLGPLALSVFSSRKWLSWVWAALALAGVVLLGGGLSGLNLAGVLFALGAGVLWAAYILLSARSGARFQGADGLALSMGVATVLTLPLGILAAGSVLFQPGVLLIGLAIAVLSSSIPYTLELFALRTIPASTFAILVSLGPAIGAASGFLILHQRIGPTDLVAMSMVIVASAGAVLTSSGRSHRDDGATPVTRPIEV, encoded by the coding sequence GTGAGCAGTGTGCTCACCACGCCCGTCCAGACGACCCGGACCACCCGGTCGGTCTCCACCTCTTGGCGTGCGACGTCCGTCGGCCTGGTCGTCACGGGTGCGCTGTCGGTGCAGTTCGGCGCGGCGATCGCGGTGCTGCTCTTCCCCCGGGTCGGCGCGCTCGGTGTCGTCTCGCTCCGGCTGGCCCTCTCCGCGATCCCGCTGCTGCTGATCTTCCGGCCGAGGCTGACCGGCCGCGACCGGGGCGACTGGCAGCTGGTCCTGGCCTTCGGTGGCGTGCTGGCGGGCATGAACGTGCTCTTCTACCAGGCCATCGATCGCATCCCGCTGGGCGCGGCGGTCACCATCGAGGTGCTGGGACCGCTTGCGCTGTCGGTGTTCTCGAGTCGGAAATGGCTCTCCTGGGTGTGGGCGGCGCTGGCGCTCGCCGGAGTGGTGCTGCTCGGTGGCGGGCTGAGCGGCCTGAACCTGGCGGGAGTGCTGTTCGCGCTGGGTGCCGGCGTGCTGTGGGCGGCCTACATCCTGCTCAGCGCGCGGTCCGGCGCTCGCTTCCAGGGAGCGGACGGGCTCGCGCTCTCGATGGGGGTGGCCACCGTCCTGACGCTGCCACTGGGGATCCTGGCGGCCGGATCGGTCCTCTTCCAGCCGGGCGTCCTGCTGATCGGACTGGCCATCGCGGTGCTGTCCTCCAGCATTCCCTACACGCTGGAGCTCTTCGCGCTGCGGACGATTCCGGCCTCGACCTTCGCCATCCTGGTCAGCCTCGGGCCGGCCATCGGCGCGGCCTCCGGCTTCCTGATCCTGCACCAGCGGATCGGCCCGACCGATCTGGTGGCGATGAGCATGGTGATCGTGGCGAGCGCCGGAGCCGTCCTCACCTCCTCGGGTCGTTCCCACCGCGATGACGGGGCGACTCCTGTCACCCGCCCGATCGAGGTCTGA
- a CDS encoding transporter, which translates to MDRFLLTVGLILVILLAAWGLRVGWKHRAQRQADIADLPPAPVDLGAELTEPLSGLYVSSTPTGSWQDRIVAHGLGRRAAATLHLSPLGVLIERVGESEIFIPVDDLVAVGTAPGIAGKVMGMPDGILVITWRLGGSSIDSGLRLEDLEDQAEWIAAAKRLLGEPTTSNDGASA; encoded by the coding sequence ATGGACAGGTTCCTGCTCACCGTCGGTCTGATCCTGGTGATCCTGCTGGCCGCCTGGGGATTGCGGGTCGGCTGGAAGCATCGTGCCCAGCGCCAGGCCGACATCGCCGACCTGCCGCCGGCACCGGTGGATCTCGGTGCGGAGTTGACCGAACCGCTGTCCGGGCTCTACGTCTCCAGCACCCCGACCGGTTCGTGGCAGGATCGCATCGTCGCCCACGGACTCGGCCGCCGGGCCGCCGCCACCCTGCACCTGAGTCCGCTCGGGGTGCTCATCGAGCGGGTCGGCGAGTCCGAGATCTTCATCCCGGTCGACGATCTGGTGGCGGTCGGTACCGCGCCGGGCATCGCCGGCAAGGTGATGGGCATGCCCGACGGCATCCTGGTGATCACCTGGCGCCTGGGTGGCAGTTCGATCGACAGCGGACTGCGACTGGAAGACCTGGAGGACCAGGCCGAGTGGATCGCCGCCGCGAAGCGACTCCTCGGAGAACCCACCACCAGCAATGACGGAGCATCGGCATGA
- the carB gene encoding carbamoyl-phosphate synthase large subunit produces MPARTDIKHILVIGSGPIVIGQACEFDYSGTQACRVLREEGIRVSLINSNPATIMTDPEFADATYIEPITAEYVEKVLADQAARGFPVDALLATLGGQTALNTAIAISDAGVLEKYDVELIGADIPAIQRGEDRQIFKDIVRGLGGDVPRSAVCHTLEEVRATVADLGLPVVIRPSFTMGGLGSGMAYTADDLERIAATGLAASPVHEVLIEESVLGWKEYELELMRDAHDNMVVVCSIENIDPMGVHTGDSMTVAPAMTLTDREYQDMRDLGLKILRAVGVATGGCNIQFGIEPSTGRMVVIEMNPRVSRSSALASKATGFPIAKIAAKLAIGYTLDEIANDITKATPAAFEPSLDYVVVKIPRFAFEKFPGADPTLTTTMKSVGEAMSIGRSFAEALGKAMRSMETKVSGFWTGPAMAKGDLDGLLAQIAVPTDGRIYQVERALAWGASIEQVYEASRIDPWFLRQIQLIASIGNDVRDAAELDARLLRTAKRYGLSDLQISVLRPELGSETAVRELRWSLGVRPVFKTVDTCAAEFEAATPYHYSAYETDPAAESEVARQTDREKIIILGSGPNRIGQGIEFDYSCVHAALALREAGFETVMVNCNPETVSTDYDTSDRLYFEPLTAEDVLEVIAAEQESGTVAGVIVTLGGQTPLKLASVLDGASIVRRDGSGERVEVAILGTSSDAIDLAEDRGRFGELLARAGLPAPAFGMATSFEQARVAAERIGYPVLVRPSYVLGGRGMEIVYDEPSLADYISRATEITDDHPVLVDRFLDDAIEIDVDALCDGTEVYLGGVMEHIEEAGIHSGDSACVLPPITLGRSDIERVRKHTEAIALDGHVVGLLNVQYALKDQTLYVLEANPRASRTVPFTSKATAVPLAKAAARIMAGASIASLRVEGLLLAEGDGGLMPAGSPVSVKEAVMPFHRFRRPDGTGVDTLLGPEMRSTGEVMGVDMAFGPAFAKSQTASYGSLPTKGTVFVSVANADKRSLVFPVKRLADLGFTILATEGTADMLQRNGIDVQVVRKHYESAAGETILDLIKAGKVDLVINTPYGQSGPRIDGYEIRTAAVAADIPCITTVAGAAAAIQGIEAVTRSEVGVAPLQVLQERLRVARAAAVSSAPTGAAAPTESAAPTGSAVSGFPGA; encoded by the coding sequence ATGCCCGCACGCACTGATATCAAGCACATCCTGGTGATCGGCTCCGGACCGATCGTGATCGGCCAGGCCTGCGAGTTCGACTACTCCGGCACCCAGGCGTGTCGGGTCCTCCGCGAGGAGGGCATCCGCGTCTCGCTGATCAACTCCAACCCGGCCACGATCATGACCGATCCCGAGTTCGCCGACGCCACCTACATCGAGCCGATCACGGCCGAGTACGTGGAGAAGGTGCTGGCCGACCAGGCGGCGCGCGGATTCCCGGTGGATGCGCTGCTGGCCACCCTGGGCGGACAGACGGCCCTGAACACCGCCATCGCCATCTCCGACGCGGGGGTGCTCGAGAAGTACGACGTCGAACTGATCGGCGCCGACATCCCAGCCATCCAGCGCGGCGAGGACCGGCAGATCTTCAAGGACATCGTCCGCGGGCTCGGCGGCGACGTGCCGCGCTCCGCGGTCTGCCACACCCTCGAGGAGGTTCGCGCCACGGTGGCCGATCTCGGGCTGCCCGTGGTCATCAGGCCGTCCTTCACCATGGGGGGCCTCGGGTCCGGCATGGCCTACACGGCAGATGATCTCGAGCGGATCGCCGCGACGGGACTGGCCGCGTCGCCGGTGCACGAGGTGTTGATCGAGGAGAGCGTGCTCGGTTGGAAGGAGTACGAACTGGAGTTGATGCGCGACGCGCACGACAACATGGTCGTGGTCTGCTCCATCGAGAACATCGATCCGATGGGCGTGCACACCGGCGACTCGATGACCGTCGCACCGGCGATGACGCTGACCGACCGCGAGTACCAGGACATGCGGGATCTGGGACTGAAGATCCTCCGCGCGGTCGGGGTGGCCACCGGCGGGTGCAACATCCAGTTCGGCATCGAGCCCTCGACCGGTCGGATGGTCGTCATCGAGATGAATCCGCGGGTCTCGCGGTCGTCGGCGCTGGCCTCCAAGGCGACCGGCTTCCCGATCGCCAAGATCGCCGCGAAGCTCGCGATCGGCTACACCCTCGACGAGATCGCCAACGACATCACCAAGGCGACGCCGGCAGCCTTCGAGCCCTCGCTGGACTATGTCGTCGTCAAGATCCCGCGGTTCGCCTTCGAGAAGTTCCCCGGCGCCGATCCGACTCTCACCACCACCATGAAGTCGGTGGGGGAGGCCATGTCGATCGGCCGGTCGTTCGCGGAGGCCCTCGGGAAGGCCATGCGCTCGATGGAGACCAAGGTCTCGGGATTCTGGACCGGACCGGCCATGGCGAAGGGTGATCTGGACGGGCTCCTGGCCCAGATCGCCGTCCCGACCGACGGTCGCATCTACCAGGTCGAGCGGGCGCTGGCCTGGGGTGCGAGCATCGAGCAGGTCTACGAGGCCTCCCGGATCGACCCGTGGTTCCTGCGTCAGATCCAGCTGATCGCCTCGATCGGCAACGACGTCCGGGATGCTGCGGAGTTGGATGCGCGCCTGCTCCGCACGGCCAAGCGGTACGGCCTGTCGGATCTCCAGATCTCGGTGCTGCGGCCCGAACTGGGCTCCGAGACGGCCGTGCGGGAGCTACGGTGGTCCCTCGGCGTCCGGCCGGTGTTCAAGACCGTCGACACCTGCGCCGCCGAGTTCGAAGCTGCCACCCCGTACCACTACTCGGCCTACGAGACCGACCCCGCCGCCGAGTCCGAGGTGGCCCGCCAGACCGACCGCGAGAAGATCATCATCCTGGGATCCGGACCGAACCGGATCGGCCAGGGCATCGAGTTCGACTACTCCTGCGTGCATGCCGCCCTGGCCCTGCGCGAGGCCGGCTTCGAAACCGTGATGGTCAACTGCAATCCGGAGACGGTCTCCACTGACTACGACACCTCGGACCGCTTGTACTTCGAGCCTCTGACGGCCGAGGACGTCCTGGAAGTGATTGCTGCCGAACAGGAGTCGGGCACGGTGGCCGGGGTGATCGTCACGCTGGGTGGGCAGACCCCGTTGAAGCTGGCCTCCGTCCTGGACGGTGCGTCGATCGTCCGTCGGGACGGATCGGGGGAGCGGGTCGAGGTAGCCATTCTCGGGACCTCCTCGGACGCCATCGATCTCGCCGAGGACCGCGGCCGGTTCGGTGAACTGCTGGCGCGGGCCGGACTGCCGGCGCCGGCGTTCGGAATGGCCACCTCGTTCGAGCAGGCACGGGTGGCCGCCGAACGGATCGGCTACCCGGTGCTGGTCCGGCCCTCCTACGTGCTCGGCGGCCGCGGCATGGAGATCGTCTACGACGAGCCGTCGCTGGCCGACTACATCAGTCGCGCGACGGAGATCACCGACGATCACCCGGTGCTGGTCGACCGCTTCCTGGACGACGCCATCGAGATCGATGTCGACGCGCTGTGCGACGGCACCGAGGTCTACCTCGGCGGCGTGATGGAGCACATCGAGGAGGCCGGCATCCACTCCGGTGACTCGGCCTGCGTGCTGCCGCCGATCACCCTGGGCCGCAGCGACATCGAGCGGGTGCGCAAGCACACCGAGGCGATCGCCCTGGACGGTCACGTGGTCGGACTGCTCAACGTGCAGTACGCGCTGAAGGACCAGACGCTCTACGTCCTGGAGGCCAACCCGCGGGCCAGTCGGACCGTTCCGTTCACGTCCAAGGCCACCGCGGTGCCACTGGCCAAGGCGGCCGCGCGGATCATGGCCGGTGCCAGCATCGCGTCGTTGCGCGTCGAAGGTCTCCTGCTCGCCGAGGGTGACGGCGGGCTGATGCCGGCCGGCTCACCGGTCTCGGTCAAGGAGGCCGTGATGCCGTTCCATCGCTTCCGCCGGCCGGACGGTACCGGGGTCGACACCCTGCTCGGGCCCGAGATGCGTTCCACCGGTGAGGTGATGGGGGTCGACATGGCCTTCGGTCCGGCCTTCGCGAAGTCCCAGACCGCGTCCTACGGATCGTTGCCCACCAAGGGCACCGTCTTCGTGTCCGTGGCCAACGCGGACAAGCGGTCGCTGGTCTTCCCGGTCAAACGGCTCGCCGATCTGGGGTTCACCATCCTGGCCACCGAAGGGACGGCGGACATGCTGCAGCGCAACGGGATCGACGTGCAGGTGGTGCGCAAGCACTACGAGAGCGCAGCGGGTGAGACGATCCTGGACCTGATCAAGGCGGGCAAGGTGGATCTGGTCATCAACACCCCGTACGGCCAGTCCGGTCCGCGGATCGACGGGTACGAGATCCGCACGGCCGCCGTCGCCGCCGACATCCCCTGCATCACCACGGTGGCCGGCGCGGCCGCCGCCATCCAGGGCATCGAGGCGGTCACCCGCTCCGAGGTCGGCGTGGCTCCGCTCCAGGTGCTGCAGGAACGACTACGCGTCGCACGGGCCGCTGCCGTGTCCTCTGCACCCACGGGAGCCGCCGCACCCACAGAATCCGCCGCACCCACAGGATCCGCCGTGTCGGGGTTCCCCGGTGCCTGA
- a CDS encoding quinone-dependent dihydroorotate dehydrogenase yields MVYERLARPVLFRLGRGDAEVVHHATLRALHGVGDVTAARKGLSLLLGRHRSPRTVFGIDFPSAVGLAAGMDKDGIAVRAWPAMGFGFAELGTVTAHPQPGNDRPRLFRLKSSEAIVNRMGFNNAGAAALAVTLAGVGKVGIPLGISLGKSKLTPVEDAVGDYLRSLRAVHDYADYIAVNVSSPNTPGLRSLQEKGPLGELLGALTGSAAALAGGGRPVPILVKIAPDLTDAAIAELLQVCHEQGIAGVIATNTTLSRDGISARDRQSGSEAGGLSGAPLRRRALEVVRFVTGHTDLPVIGVGGISTPEHGMAMLDAGAALLQLYTGFIYSGPGLVTGLNKAISARDRKPGRGPDTHTGPDTEGRRAR; encoded by the coding sequence ATGGTGTACGAGCGGTTGGCCAGGCCGGTGCTGTTCCGGCTGGGACGGGGTGACGCGGAGGTCGTGCACCACGCGACCCTGCGGGCGCTGCACGGCGTGGGCGACGTGACAGCTGCCCGCAAGGGGCTCTCGCTGCTGCTGGGACGGCATCGCAGTCCGCGCACGGTGTTCGGCATCGATTTCCCGTCCGCCGTCGGGTTGGCCGCCGGGATGGACAAGGACGGGATCGCCGTCAGGGCATGGCCGGCAATGGGTTTCGGATTTGCCGAGCTCGGGACGGTCACCGCGCACCCGCAGCCGGGCAACGACAGGCCGCGACTGTTCCGGTTGAAGTCCTCGGAGGCCATCGTCAACCGGATGGGCTTCAACAACGCCGGGGCCGCCGCATTGGCCGTCACTCTCGCCGGGGTCGGCAAAGTCGGTATCCCGCTGGGCATATCACTCGGGAAGTCCAAGCTGACCCCGGTCGAGGATGCCGTCGGGGACTACCTCCGGTCGCTGCGGGCCGTGCACGACTACGCCGACTACATCGCGGTGAACGTCTCGTCGCCGAACACGCCCGGGCTGAGGTCGCTGCAGGAGAAGGGGCCGCTGGGCGAGCTTCTGGGCGCCCTGACGGGCAGTGCGGCCGCGCTGGCCGGAGGTGGTCGGCCGGTGCCGATCCTCGTCAAGATCGCGCCGGACCTGACGGACGCCGCCATCGCAGAGTTGCTCCAGGTCTGTCACGAGCAGGGGATCGCCGGTGTCATCGCCACCAACACCACGCTCTCGCGCGACGGGATCTCCGCGCGGGACCGGCAGTCGGGCTCCGAGGCGGGCGGCCTCTCGGGGGCGCCACTACGCCGGCGGGCGCTGGAAGTCGTCCGGTTCGTGACCGGACACACCGACCTCCCGGTGATCGGAGTCGGTGGGATCTCCACGCCCGAGCACGGTATGGCCATGCTGGACGCCGGGGCGGCACTGCTGCAGCTCTACACCGGGTTCATCTACTCCGGTCCCGGCCTGGTCACCGGCCTCAACAAGGCCATCAGCGCACGGGATCGGAAGCCGGGCCGCGGGCCGGACACCCACACCGGGCCGGACACCGAGGGACGGAGGGCACGCTGA
- the ilvD gene encoding dihydroxy-acid dehydratase gives MKPRSRQVTDGIESTASRGMLRAVGMGDDDWGKAQIGVGSSWNEITPCNLSLDRLAQACKEGVHAGGGYPLQFGTISVSDGISMGHEGMHFSLVSREVIADSVETVMQAERLDGSVLLAGCDKSLPGMLMAAARLDLASVFLYAGTIAPGWVKLEDGTERNVTLIDAFEAVGACKAGKMSETDLGRIERAICPGEGACGGMYTANTMASAAEALGMSLPGSAAPPAADRRRDYFAHRSGEAVVRLIREGITARDIMTKKAFENAIAVVMALGGSTNAVLHLLAIAHEAEVDLTLADFNRIADRVPHLGDLKPFGRFVMNDMDRVGGIPVVMKALLDAGLLHGDALTVTGRTLAQNLAELELPDLDGEVLRKLDNPLHRTGGIAILHGSMAPDGAVVKTAGFDLAVFEGPARVFERERAAMDALTDGRIRPGDVIVIRYEGPKGGPGMREMLAITAAIKGAGLGKEVLLLTDGRFSGGTTGLCIGHIAPEAVDGGPIAFLRDGDVIRVDIAARTIDLLVGAEELVGRRDGWAPLSHQYRRGVLAKYSKLVGSAARGAITS, from the coding sequence ATGAAGCCGCGCAGTCGCCAGGTCACCGATGGAATCGAGAGCACCGCGTCGCGCGGCATGCTCCGGGCCGTGGGGATGGGCGACGACGACTGGGGCAAGGCCCAGATCGGGGTCGGCAGTTCGTGGAACGAGATCACCCCGTGCAACCTGTCTCTCGATCGCCTGGCGCAGGCCTGCAAGGAGGGTGTGCACGCCGGCGGCGGGTACCCGCTGCAGTTCGGCACGATCTCCGTGTCGGACGGCATCTCGATGGGCCACGAGGGCATGCACTTCTCGCTGGTCTCCCGCGAGGTGATCGCCGACTCGGTGGAAACCGTCATGCAAGCCGAGCGGCTGGACGGCTCGGTGCTGCTGGCCGGGTGCGACAAGTCGCTGCCGGGCATGCTGATGGCCGCGGCCCGGCTCGACCTGGCCTCGGTCTTCCTCTACGCCGGCACCATCGCGCCGGGATGGGTCAAGCTCGAGGACGGAACCGAGAGGAACGTGACGCTGATCGATGCCTTCGAGGCGGTCGGTGCCTGCAAGGCCGGCAAGATGAGCGAGACCGATCTCGGACGCATCGAACGAGCCATCTGCCCCGGTGAGGGTGCCTGCGGCGGCATGTACACGGCCAACACGATGGCCTCGGCCGCAGAGGCGCTGGGCATGTCCCTGCCGGGATCGGCCGCGCCGCCGGCGGCGGACCGCCGTCGGGACTACTTCGCGCACCGGTCCGGCGAAGCGGTCGTGCGGCTGATCCGCGAGGGGATCACCGCCCGGGACATCATGACGAAGAAGGCCTTCGAGAATGCCATCGCGGTCGTGATGGCGCTGGGCGGCTCGACCAACGCGGTGCTGCATCTGCTGGCCATCGCGCACGAGGCGGAGGTCGACCTGACGCTGGCCGATTTCAACCGGATCGCCGACCGGGTACCGCATCTCGGTGATCTCAAACCGTTCGGCCGGTTCGTGATGAACGACATGGACCGGGTGGGCGGCATTCCCGTCGTGATGAAGGCGCTCCTGGATGCGGGTCTGCTGCACGGCGACGCCCTGACGGTGACCGGCCGGACGCTGGCGCAGAACCTGGCCGAACTGGAACTTCCGGACCTCGACGGCGAGGTGCTCCGCAAGCTCGACAATCCGCTGCACCGGACCGGGGGGATCGCGATCCTGCACGGTTCGATGGCTCCGGACGGCGCGGTGGTCAAGACGGCAGGCTTCGATCTGGCGGTCTTCGAGGGCCCGGCCCGCGTCTTCGAGCGGGAGCGTGCGGCGATGGATGCCCTGACTGACGGTCGGATCAGGCCGGGCGACGTGATCGTGATCCGCTACGAGGGCCCCAAGGGCGGTCCCGGGATGCGCGAGATGCTGGCCATCACTGCCGCGATCAAGGGCGCGGGCCTCGGCAAGGAGGTGTTGCTGCTGACCGACGGCCGGTTCTCAGGGGGGACCACCGGCCTGTGCATCGGGCACATCGCTCCGGAAGCGGTCGACGGCGGCCCGATCGCCTTCCTGCGGGACGGAGACGTGATCAGGGTCGACATCGCCGCGAGGACCATCGATCTGCTGGTGGGGGCCGAGGAGCTGGTCGGCCGCCGGGACGGTTGGGCGCCGTTGTCCCACCAGTACCGCCGGGGTGTGCTGGCCAAGTATTCCAAGCTGGTCGGTTCGGCCGCCCGGGGCGCGATCACCAGCTGA
- the pyrF gene encoding orotidine-5'-phosphate decarboxylase, which yields MEPFGAKLAAAMAARGPLCVGIDPHPGLLRAWDLPETVAGLEKFAMTAAEALAGTVAVLKPQSAFFEAYGSGGIAVLERLIARCREEGALVLLDAKRGDIGSTMAAYAAAYVTDGSPLAADAVTLSPFLGFGSLQPALDAARANGRGIFVLAMTSNPEGPALQHSVGRDGRSVAQAIADAAADQNRGERPMGSVGLVVGVTNGRTGVDLSEVNGPFLAPGLGAQGGTVADLAVVFGEDLSTVLPTTSREVLGAGPSMQALRESALRLADQLREALSVG from the coding sequence ATGGAGCCGTTCGGTGCCAAGCTCGCCGCCGCCATGGCGGCCAGGGGCCCGCTGTGCGTCGGGATCGACCCTCATCCGGGCCTGCTGCGGGCGTGGGATCTGCCGGAAACGGTGGCCGGACTGGAGAAGTTCGCGATGACGGCGGCCGAGGCGTTGGCCGGCACGGTGGCCGTGCTCAAGCCGCAGTCCGCGTTCTTCGAGGCCTACGGCTCCGGCGGCATCGCGGTACTGGAGCGGTTGATCGCCCGGTGCCGGGAGGAGGGAGCCCTGGTGCTGCTGGATGCCAAACGTGGCGACATCGGCTCCACCATGGCCGCCTACGCGGCGGCCTATGTGACCGACGGCTCACCGCTGGCCGCCGACGCCGTCACGCTGTCCCCGTTCCTCGGCTTCGGATCACTCCAGCCGGCCCTCGACGCGGCACGAGCCAACGGTCGGGGCATCTTCGTGCTGGCCATGACGTCCAACCCGGAAGGCCCCGCGCTGCAGCACTCGGTGGGCCGCGATGGCCGTTCGGTGGCTCAGGCCATCGCGGACGCGGCCGCAGACCAGAACCGCGGCGAGCGCCCGATGGGCTCGGTGGGGCTGGTCGTGGGTGTCACGAACGGGCGCACCGGGGTCGACCTGTCCGAGGTCAACGGACCGTTCCTGGCCCCGGGCCTCGGTGCCCAGGGTGGAACGGTCGCCGACCTCGCCGTGGTCTTCGGCGAAGATCTGTCCACGGTCCTCCCGACGACGAGCAGGGAAGTGCTCGGCGCGGGGCCGTCGATGCAGGCCCTGCGAGAGTCCGCGCTGAGGCTGGCGGATCAGCTGCGCGAGGCGCTCTCCGTCGGCTGA
- the carA gene encoding glutamine-hydrolyzing carbamoyl-phosphate synthase small subunit, with protein MSTAGNSSTARPEAAALVLADGRVFRGTAFGATGIAFGEAVFTTGMTGYQETLTDPSYRRQVVVSTAPQIGNTGWVSAGGPDGTQDDNESGRIWVAGYVIRDLSPAPSNWRASSSLPQEMEDQGVPGISGVDTRALTRHLRTAGAMNCGIFSGAGLGSTDEMLAQVRAQPQMAGADLTSEVSTRDRYTVPSVGETRYTVAAIDLGIKANTPRMMAERGITTHVVPADVTIDDIQALGVDGVFLSNGPGDPSSQTRMVALTREILSRRIPLFGICFGNQILGRALGFGTYKLKFGHRGINQPVLEKATGRVLISAHNHGFAVDAPLDVVSETEFGRVQVGFVCLNDNVVEGLECLDVPAFSVQFHPEAAAGPHDAQSLFDRFTLLMAAGSKHASTTAKGLDH; from the coding sequence ATGAGCACTGCGGGCAATTCCTCCACGGCACGTCCCGAGGCTGCGGCCCTGGTGCTGGCGGACGGCCGCGTCTTCCGCGGAACAGCATTCGGCGCAACGGGTATCGCCTTCGGTGAGGCCGTGTTCACCACGGGGATGACGGGCTACCAGGAAACCCTGACCGACCCGTCGTACCGCCGTCAGGTGGTGGTCTCCACGGCGCCGCAGATCGGTAACACCGGCTGGGTCTCCGCAGGAGGTCCCGACGGGACGCAGGACGACAACGAGTCCGGACGCATCTGGGTGGCCGGGTACGTCATCCGCGACCTGTCGCCGGCCCCGTCGAACTGGCGCGCGAGTTCCAGCCTCCCGCAGGAGATGGAAGATCAAGGCGTCCCCGGGATCTCGGGGGTCGACACCCGGGCGCTGACCCGTCATCTGCGGACCGCCGGGGCGATGAACTGCGGGATCTTCTCCGGTGCCGGGCTTGGTTCCACCGACGAGATGCTGGCGCAGGTCAGGGCCCAGCCGCAGATGGCGGGGGCGGACCTGACGAGCGAGGTCTCCACCCGCGACCGCTACACGGTGCCTTCCGTCGGGGAGACCCGGTACACCGTGGCCGCCATCGATCTCGGGATCAAGGCGAACACCCCGCGGATGATGGCGGAGCGCGGGATCACCACCCACGTGGTCCCGGCCGACGTCACCATCGACGACATCCAGGCCCTCGGCGTCGACGGGGTGTTCCTGTCCAACGGCCCGGGTGATCCGTCCAGCCAGACCCGGATGGTGGCGCTGACCCGGGAGATCCTGTCCCGGCGAATCCCGCTCTTCGGCATCTGCTTCGGCAATCAGATCCTCGGTCGCGCACTGGGTTTCGGAACCTACAAGCTGAAGTTCGGGCATCGGGGCATCAACCAACCGGTGCTCGAGAAGGCGACCGGCCGGGTGCTCATCTCGGCGCACAACCACGGATTCGCCGTCGATGCCCCCCTGGACGTCGTCAGCGAGACGGAATTCGGCCGCGTCCAGGTCGGTTTCGTCTGCCTCAACGACAACGTGGTCGAGGGACTGGAATGCCTGGATGTGCCGGCCTTCTCGGTCCAGTTCCACCCCGAGGCCGCTGCCGGGCCGCACGACGCCCAATCGCTGTTCGACCGTTTCACCCTTCTGATGGCTGCTGGCAGCAAGCACGCCTCCACTACGGCAAAAGGCCTTGATCACTGA